From Verrucomicrobiia bacterium, the proteins below share one genomic window:
- a CDS encoding tetratricopeptide repeat protein, whose amino-acid sequence MSRKSTPAAARLPRAVSNGLLLVAVLGLGGVIWWWSQRGARPKAVGKHGSSASAFHLENATNVYAAYGGSASCQECHAEEYDAWKDSHHGLAERAPLAAFDDAAFVPGRTFHHGTQQTTVGAAGGRYQLTTVGLRGSNETFAVQRVIGVNPLRQMLVAFPGGRFQATEAAWDPRSNQWFNVYGNEDRKPGEWGHWTGRGMNWNSMCAECHNTRLRKNYDAATDTYHTTMVESGVGCESCHGPMKAHNDWQHANKGKGMTDPTVRKITREQMFDTCGDCHSRRAEITGDPKPGDSYWDHHLLSIVDESDLFYPDGQIHDEDYEFTAFLGSRMYNKGVRCVDCHDFHTMKTRLPGNLLCLSCHAVGMTNAPNIEPEKHSFHQASSAGNLCVNCHMPQTVYMQRHWRHDHGFTIPDPLLTKQFGIPNACERCHADKGTDWNLGWVEKWYGTNMNRPYRQRAETTARARLGDDAVRGPLLTMLAHDDYPYWRAVAANLLQRWVGQPDVARALVVQLHDTNALVRQMIVQSLGTLAEAGRTDMVATVQAQLQDPSRNVRIEAARHLGTTLDTNSLAGSEYLFFLDHISDQPLGQMQAGVFELLRGNPTNALAHFQKAAKWDPYSAGIRHELAIVLSQLGRVDDAVAELETAVKLEPRNAEFHYKLALALNDAGAVGRVLPELEQAVKLDPQHVRAWYNLGLARSGRGDDAGAVEALVRAESIDGSDPRIPYARATVLARLGRLAEARRAAQRALELAPNDSAARALLQQLGDVP is encoded by the coding sequence GTGTCTCGCAAATCCACACCGGCGGCCGCCCGTTTGCCACGCGCCGTGTCCAACGGGCTGTTGCTCGTTGCCGTGCTCGGGCTGGGCGGTGTGATTTGGTGGTGGTCGCAACGTGGCGCCCGCCCAAAAGCGGTCGGGAAGCACGGAAGTTCGGCGTCAGCCTTCCACCTCGAAAATGCCACGAACGTGTATGCCGCCTACGGCGGTTCGGCCAGCTGTCAGGAGTGTCATGCCGAGGAATACGACGCCTGGAAAGATTCACATCACGGACTGGCGGAACGCGCCCCGCTCGCGGCTTTCGATGACGCGGCCTTCGTGCCCGGACGCACCTTCCATCACGGCACCCAGCAAACCACGGTGGGGGCCGCGGGCGGCCGGTATCAACTCACCACTGTGGGATTGCGCGGCAGCAACGAAACGTTCGCCGTGCAACGCGTCATCGGCGTGAATCCGCTGCGACAGATGCTGGTGGCCTTTCCGGGCGGGCGGTTCCAGGCAACCGAGGCGGCCTGGGATCCGCGTTCCAATCAATGGTTCAACGTCTATGGCAACGAGGACCGGAAGCCGGGCGAGTGGGGCCATTGGACCGGTCGCGGCATGAATTGGAATTCGATGTGCGCCGAGTGTCACAACACGCGTTTGCGCAAAAACTACGATGCCGCCACGGACACCTACCACACGACGATGGTGGAAAGCGGCGTTGGTTGTGAATCCTGCCACGGACCGATGAAGGCCCACAACGACTGGCAGCATGCGAACAAGGGCAAGGGAATGACCGATCCGACCGTGCGCAAGATCACGCGCGAGCAGATGTTCGACACCTGCGGCGACTGTCATTCGCGGCGGGCGGAAATCACCGGTGACCCGAAACCCGGCGACAGTTATTGGGATCATCACCTGTTGTCGATCGTGGATGAATCGGATTTGTTCTATCCGGACGGGCAGATTCATGACGAGGACTACGAGTTCACCGCGTTTCTCGGCAGCCGGATGTATAACAAGGGCGTGCGGTGTGTGGATTGTCATGACTTTCACACGATGAAGACGCGGCTGCCGGGGAACCTGTTGTGCCTGAGCTGTCACGCCGTGGGCATGACCAACGCGCCCAACATCGAGCCGGAGAAACACAGCTTTCACCAGGCCAGCAGCGCGGGAAACCTTTGCGTGAACTGCCACATGCCGCAGACAGTTTACATGCAGCGCCACTGGCGGCACGATCACGGGTTCACGATTCCCGATCCGTTGCTCACCAAGCAATTCGGCATCCCCAACGCCTGCGAACGCTGCCACGCAGACAAGGGAACGGATTGGAACCTGGGCTGGGTGGAAAAATGGTATGGCACGAACATGAACCGTCCCTACCGACAGCGGGCGGAAACCACGGCCCGGGCCCGGCTCGGGGACGACGCGGTGCGCGGTCCCTTGCTCACGATGCTGGCGCACGATGATTATCCGTATTGGCGCGCCGTGGCGGCGAACCTCCTGCAACGCTGGGTGGGGCAACCGGACGTGGCCCGCGCCCTGGTGGTGCAGTTGCACGACACCAACGCGCTGGTCCGTCAGATGATCGTGCAATCGCTCGGGACGCTGGCCGAGGCCGGCCGCACCGACATGGTGGCGACGGTGCAGGCGCAGTTGCAGGATCCGTCCCGCAACGTGCGCATCGAGGCGGCGCGACACCTCGGCACCACGTTGGACACGAATTCCCTCGCGGGCTCCGAATATCTCTTTTTCCTCGATCACATCAGTGACCAGCCGCTGGGCCAGATGCAGGCCGGCGTGTTCGAGTTGTTGCGGGGCAACCCGACGAACGCGCTGGCGCATTTTCAAAAGGCCGCAAAATGGGATCCGTATTCAGCCGGCATCCGGCATGAACTGGCCATCGTGCTCAGCCAGTTGGGGCGCGTGGACGACGCCGTGGCGGAGCTGGAAACCGCCGTCAAGCTGGAGCCGCGCAACGCGGAGTTTCACTACAAGCTGGCGCTGGCGTTGAACGACGCCGGCGCCGTGGGCCGCGTCCTGCCCGAGCTGGAGCAGGCCGTCAAACTGGACCCGCAACACGTTCGGGCATGGTATAATCTCGGCCTTGCCCGCAGCGGTCGTGGCGATGACGCGGGCGCCGTGGAGGCGCTGGTGCGGGCCGAATCGATTGACGGCTCCGATCCGCGCATTCCCTACGCCCGGGCCACGGTGCTGGCGCGGTTGGGCCGGCTGGCCGAGGCGCGGCGCGCGGCGCAACGCGCGTTGGAACTGGCTCCCAACGACAGCGCGGCGCGCGCCTTGTTGCAACAACTGGGCGATGTGCCGTAG
- a CDS encoding LptF/LptG family permease — MKTLHLYILRQVIATLLMTVVVFTFVLLLGNALKQILDLIIAGQVTVGVFTQAVGLLVPWIWAFALPMGMLTSTLLVFGRFSADQELTAVRASGISLISLVTPVLLLSLAMCGVSTLVNMEIAPRSRVAYKNLLLQLKVDLSSVVLPEGRPIKDFEKNGYIFYVGKNRNGQLQDVTVLLLPDKTNVTTTINAPRGQVLIDGTNQQLRIKLFDAQSVMLNGGNVQSMLLGQGDVEIGPIDLQPKAKQTEKPSISNMTFEQLRAELRDVEQHFNLAPDASLSREKLRELKAQIQKARDDFTTPIRVQLHRQLASSFACFGFTLLGIPLGIRVHRRETNVGFFIALILVMVYYGLLLVGAGLDTRPEFAPQIIVWVPNFLFQAIGAVLLWRANRGI; from the coding sequence GTGAAAACGCTTCATCTCTACATTCTCCGGCAGGTGATCGCCACGTTGCTTATGACGGTGGTGGTGTTCACCTTCGTGCTGCTGTTGGGCAACGCGCTGAAGCAAATCCTGGATCTCATCATCGCGGGGCAGGTGACGGTGGGAGTGTTTACCCAGGCCGTGGGCCTGCTGGTGCCGTGGATTTGGGCGTTCGCGTTGCCCATGGGCATGCTCACGTCCACGCTGCTGGTCTTTGGGCGTTTCAGCGCGGACCAGGAACTCACTGCGGTCCGCGCCAGCGGCATCAGCTTGATTTCGCTCGTGACGCCGGTGTTGCTACTGAGCCTCGCCATGTGCGGCGTCAGCACGCTGGTCAACATGGAGATCGCGCCGCGCAGCCGCGTCGCTTACAAGAATCTCCTGCTTCAACTGAAGGTGGATTTGTCGTCGGTGGTTCTGCCGGAGGGACGTCCAATCAAGGACTTTGAGAAAAACGGCTACATATTTTATGTCGGCAAGAACCGCAACGGCCAGTTGCAAGACGTCACAGTGCTGTTGCTGCCCGACAAGACCAATGTCACCACTACCATTAATGCCCCCCGTGGACAGGTCTTGATCGATGGAACCAACCAGCAACTGCGCATCAAGTTGTTCGACGCACAGTCGGTCATGTTAAACGGGGGCAACGTTCAGAGCATGCTTTTGGGGCAGGGTGACGTGGAGATCGGCCCCATCGATCTTCAGCCCAAGGCCAAACAGACGGAAAAGCCCAGCATCAGCAACATGACCTTCGAACAATTGCGGGCCGAGTTGCGTGATGTGGAGCAGCATTTCAATCTGGCGCCGGACGCGTCGCTGTCCCGGGAGAAGCTGCGCGAACTCAAGGCGCAAATCCAGAAGGCCCGTGACGATTTCACGACGCCGATTCGCGTGCAGTTGCACCGGCAACTGGCGTCGTCCTTTGCCTGTTTTGGTTTTACGTTGCTCGGGATTCCGCTCGGCATTCGCGTGCACCGCCGTGAAACCAACGTGGGCTTCTTCATCGCGCTGATTTTGGTCATGGTTTACTACGGCCTGCTGCTGGTCGGCGCCGGGCTGGACACCCGCCCGGAGTTTGCGCCGCAAATCATCGTGTGGGTGCCAAACTTTCTTTTCCAGGCCATCGGCGCCGTGCTGCTCTGGCGGGCCAACCGCGGGATCTGA
- a CDS encoding TlpA disulfide reductase family protein — MKTLCCLAVLVVLLRAGNVHADELASAGEGDAARRAELAPLEGHVAPALQVTNWVNGSATKLADLRGKIVVLDFWATWCGPCIASIPHNNALAAKFKDRGVVFIGVCHPRGGDKMAETVKTKDLKYPTACDADGTTIKAYHVDSFPDYYIIDRQGNLRLADCRNDQVEAVIEKLLKEP; from the coding sequence ATGAAAACTCTCTGCTGTCTTGCGGTTCTCGTGGTGTTGCTGCGCGCGGGCAATGTCCACGCGGATGAACTGGCATCCGCCGGTGAAGGCGATGCCGCGCGGCGCGCGGAACTGGCGCCGTTGGAGGGGCATGTGGCACCGGCACTGCAGGTCACCAACTGGGTCAACGGCAGCGCGACCAAGCTGGCGGATTTGCGTGGGAAAATCGTGGTGTTGGATTTTTGGGCCACGTGGTGCGGCCCCTGCATTGCCAGCATTCCGCACAACAACGCGCTGGCCGCCAAGTTCAAGGACCGGGGGGTGGTCTTCATCGGCGTCTGCCACCCGCGGGGTGGTGACAAGATGGCCGAGACGGTGAAGACGAAGGATTTGAAATACCCCACCGCGTGCGACGCGGACGGGACCACCATCAAGGCCTACCACGTGGACAGTTTTCCGGATTACTACATCATCGACCGCCAAGGAAATTTGCGGCTCGCCGACTGCCGGAACGATCAGGTCGAAGCGGTGATTGAAAAGCTGCTCAAGGAACCCTGA
- a CDS encoding SDR family NAD(P)-dependent oxidoreductase: protein MSTNLHGKWVLITGASSGFGAAAAKVFAHAGAHLLLGARRTDRLETVTRIAREAGAASASCHPLDVTNTASVQEFVRWVKSITPQLDVLINNAGGALGLDPVADGKDEDWEAMLQTNVLGVLRMTRAALPLLRHAAGGSIINIGSTAGHVAYEGGAVYCAAKAGELQITRVLRLELNGTGIRVTTIDPGAAHTEFANVRFKGDQARATKIYEGMNPLTAEDVAEAMLWVASRPAHVNIDEMIIKPTDQAAMHKIHRRTAG from the coding sequence ATGAGCACCAACTTGCATGGCAAATGGGTTTTGATCACCGGCGCCTCCAGCGGTTTCGGCGCGGCGGCGGCCAAGGTTTTCGCACACGCCGGCGCCCACCTGTTGCTCGGCGCACGCCGGACCGACCGTTTGGAAACAGTCACCCGCATCGCGCGCGAGGCCGGAGCGGCAAGCGCATCGTGCCATCCGCTCGATGTGACAAACACGGCCAGCGTTCAGGAATTCGTGCGTTGGGTGAAGTCCATCACTCCTCAACTGGACGTGTTGATCAACAACGCCGGCGGCGCGCTGGGACTGGATCCGGTTGCCGACGGCAAGGATGAAGACTGGGAAGCCATGCTCCAGACCAACGTGCTGGGCGTGTTGCGCATGACCCGCGCCGCGCTGCCGCTGCTCCGGCACGCGGCAGGCGGTTCCATCATCAACATCGGCTCGACGGCCGGACACGTGGCTTACGAAGGCGGCGCCGTCTATTGCGCCGCAAAAGCCGGCGAACTGCAAATCACGCGCGTGCTGCGGCTGGAACTGAACGGCACCGGCATCCGCGTCACCACCATCGATCCCGGCGCCGCGCACACCGAGTTCGCGAACGTGCGTTTCAAAGGGGACCAGGCCCGCGCCACGAAGATTTATGAAGGCATGAACCCGCTGACGGCCGAAGATGTTGCCGAAGCCATGCTGTGGGTCGCCAGCCGGCCGGCGCATGTGAACATTGACGAAATGATCATCAAGCCGACGGACCAGGCGGCGATGCACAAAATCCACCGCCGGACGGCGGGCTGA
- a CDS encoding DUF883 family protein produces MTTQEANQRLSSDLKVVMRDAEDLLKATAGQASDKVAEVRSRLASALESAKSTCLTLQDKTVEAAKATDKVIRAHPYESIGISFGVGLLIGVLVARR; encoded by the coding sequence ATGACCACACAGGAAGCAAATCAGAGACTCAGCAGTGATCTCAAGGTCGTGATGCGGGACGCGGAAGATCTTCTAAAGGCCACCGCCGGTCAGGCCAGCGATAAGGTGGCCGAAGTGCGCAGCCGTCTGGCCAGCGCGCTGGAATCGGCCAAAAGCACGTGCCTGACGTTGCAGGATAAAACGGTGGAAGCCGCCAAGGCAACGGACAAGGTCATTCGCGCCCATCCGTATGAATCGATCGGGATTTCCTTTGGTGTTGGACTGCTGATTGGCGTGCTGGTTGCGCGCCGCTAA
- the ilvD gene encoding dihydroxy-acid dehydratase: MKKKSGSAKTANNINLRPFSGPLLDGPNRAAARSMLYPVGFTEEDFKKPLIGIASTWGNVTPCNMHIDKLALEAEKGANAGGGKAIIFNTITVSDGISNGNEAMKYSLVSREVIADSIETVVGCGGMDGYVAIGGCDKNMPGALICMARMNRPAVFVYGGTILPGCLTNPPAGSLEKGKELDIVSVFEAVGQHAAGKLSDEELHAVESCAIPGPGSCGGMYTANTMASAIEALGMSLPNSSAQNAISPAKMDDCRRAGAAVVDMLRKGIRPRDILTKKAFENAITVVIALGGSTNAVLHLLAIASAANVKLTIDDFTRIGKRVPVLADLKPSGKYSMSALVAIGGIRPLMKTLLDAGLLHGDCLTVTGETMAETLANVQPYPNGQQIIRPLDNPIKKDSHLVIFYGNLAPEGAVGKITGKEGTGFTGKAIVFEGEEKALKAILDGTVKAGHVIVIRGEGPKGGPGMREMLAPTSAIMGKGLGKDVALITDGRFSGGSHGFVVGHVTPESYVGGPIALVKNGDKIIFDSVKRTLTLDVSAKELAKRKKAWKKPAPRYPRGVLAKFAAHVTSASEGAVTDKDLKL, encoded by the coding sequence ATGAAAAAGAAATCTGGTTCCGCCAAAACTGCCAACAACATCAACCTCCGGCCCTTTTCCGGCCCGTTGCTGGACGGACCAAACCGCGCTGCCGCCCGCTCCATGCTTTATCCCGTCGGCTTCACGGAGGAAGATTTCAAGAAGCCGCTCATCGGCATCGCCTCGACGTGGGGCAACGTCACGCCGTGCAACATGCACATTGATAAGCTCGCGCTCGAAGCCGAGAAAGGCGCGAACGCCGGCGGCGGCAAGGCGATCATCTTCAACACCATCACCGTTTCCGACGGCATTTCGAACGGCAACGAAGCCATGAAATACTCGCTCGTCTCGCGCGAAGTCATCGCCGACTCCATCGAAACCGTCGTGGGTTGCGGCGGCATGGATGGCTATGTCGCCATCGGCGGTTGCGACAAGAACATGCCCGGCGCACTGATCTGCATGGCCCGCATGAACCGCCCCGCCGTGTTCGTTTATGGCGGCACGATTCTGCCCGGCTGCCTGACCAATCCGCCCGCGGGCTCGCTGGAAAAAGGCAAGGAGCTCGACATCGTCTCCGTCTTTGAAGCGGTCGGTCAACACGCTGCGGGCAAGCTCAGCGACGAAGAACTGCACGCGGTCGAATCCTGCGCGATTCCGGGGCCGGGCTCCTGCGGCGGCATGTATACCGCCAACACCATGGCCAGCGCGATTGAAGCGCTCGGCATGAGCCTGCCCAACAGCTCCGCGCAAAACGCCATTTCCCCCGCGAAGATGGATGATTGCCGCCGCGCCGGTGCCGCCGTCGTGGACATGCTCCGCAAGGGCATTCGTCCCCGCGACATCCTCACGAAGAAGGCGTTTGAGAACGCCATCACCGTTGTCATCGCGCTCGGCGGATCGACCAATGCCGTGCTGCATTTGCTCGCCATCGCAAGCGCGGCGAACGTGAAGCTCACCATCGACGACTTCACGCGCATCGGCAAACGCGTGCCCGTGCTCGCCGACCTCAAGCCCAGCGGCAAATACAGCATGAGCGCGCTCGTCGCCATCGGCGGCATTCGTCCGCTCATGAAGACGCTGCTCGACGCCGGATTGCTCCACGGCGATTGCCTCACCGTCACCGGCGAAACCATGGCCGAAACGCTCGCCAACGTGCAGCCCTATCCGAACGGCCAGCAGATCATCCGCCCGCTCGACAACCCCATCAAGAAGGACAGCCACCTTGTCATCTTCTACGGCAACCTCGCCCCTGAAGGCGCGGTCGGAAAGATCACCGGCAAGGAAGGCACGGGTTTCACGGGCAAAGCCATCGTGTTCGAAGGCGAAGAGAAGGCGCTGAAAGCCATCCTCGACGGCACGGTGAAGGCCGGCCATGTCATCGTCATCCGCGGTGAAGGACCGAAAGGCGGACCGGGCATGCGTGAAATGCTCGCCCCCACCAGCGCCATCATGGGCAAAGGCCTCGGCAAAGACGTCGCCCTCATCACCGACGGACGTTTCAGCGGCGGCAGCCACGGCTTCGTCGTCGGCCACGTGACGCCGGAATCCTACGTCGGCGGCCCGATCGCCCTCGTGAAGAACGGAGACAAAATCATCTTCGACTCCGTGAAACGCACGCTCACCCTCGACGTGTCCGCGAAGGAACTGGCCAAGCGCAAGAAAGCATGGAAGAAACCTGCTCCGCGTTACCCGCGCGGCGTGCTCGCCAAATTCGCCGCCCACGTCACCAGCGCCAGCGAAGGTGCGGTGACGGATAAGGATTTGAAGTTGTAA
- a CDS encoding phage holin family protein → MANTPDDSPPGVIASAAKLLRTVAAIVQNRAELLALELQEEGMKLAGLLLLVGLVIGFGLLSLIMLTFTILFAVGEEHRLAAAIIMTLLYLGVTGAAVWYLQARLKNWTAFPATRAELRKDREWLEEKHSES, encoded by the coding sequence ATGGCCAACACTCCAGACGATTCTCCGCCAGGAGTAATCGCCTCCGCAGCGAAGTTGCTCCGCACGGTGGCGGCGATTGTGCAAAATCGCGCCGAGTTGCTTGCCCTTGAGCTACAGGAAGAGGGCATGAAGCTGGCGGGGCTGCTTTTGCTGGTCGGTTTGGTGATCGGCTTCGGATTGTTGTCGCTCATCATGCTGACCTTCACGATTCTCTTCGCCGTAGGAGAAGAGCACCGGCTGGCGGCCGCCATCATCATGACGTTGCTGTATTTAGGCGTCACGGGCGCCGCCGTCTGGTATTTGCAGGCCAGGCTGAAAAACTGGACCGCATTTCCAGCCACCCGGGCTGAGCTTCGAAAGGATCGCGAATGGTTGGAGGAAAAGCATTCCGAGAGTTGA